Genomic window (Brachyspira hampsonii):
GTTTTGGTTCTCCTAATGCAGTTACTATAGGGTTATTATTTGGTGCTGCCGGACAATTCCTTGCAATTATCATATTAATACTTATGAAGAGTCCTGTTATAATAATAGCCGGATTTATTCCTGTATTCTTTGATAATGCTACTATAGCAGTATTTGCAAACAATAGAGGCGGTATTAAAGCTGCTATGATTCTTCCATTTATTTCCGGACTATGTCAGGTATTTGGTTCTGCTTTTATAGCTTATTGGGTAGGACTTGCTGCTTACGGAGGATATTTAGGTATGTGGGACTGGGCAGTATTATGGCCAGGATTTACAGTGATTATGAAATATTTAGGTTATGTTGGTGTTGGTATTGTAATATTAATATTAATAGCTATACCGCAGATCCAATATATGAGAAATAAAGATACATATTTCTTAATTACTGATGACTATGAAGCTTATAAAGAAAAAATGAAAGAAAAAGCAAAAGCTTAAAAAATAATTTATAAGGAGATTATTATATGCTAAAAGTTTTAGTTTCTTGTGCTAATGGCTCAGGCACTAGTTTAATGATGAAAATGACTGCTGAAAAGGCTCTTAAAGGATTAGGTATTAATGGTGTTAATGTGCATCACTGTGCCTTATCTGAAGGTAAAAGTACTGCTATTAATTATGATTTAGTATTCTGCCCTTTAAATTTTATTGATATGTTTAAAGATTCAATTGATAAAGGGGTAAGGGTTATAGGAATTAAAAATGTACTATCTGAACCAGAGTTCAAACAAAAACTTAGTGAATCTGGATATTTAGAAGATTTGAAAAACAAGTGATAATTTTTGAATGGGGAAATATTTATTTATAATTATTTCCCTATTTTTTTAATTATATTGGAGGGTGATACTATCAATAATTTATTTGGTATATATGAAAAGGCATTAGAAAAAAATATTTCTTGGCATCAGAGATTATTAGATGCTAAAGAATTAGGTTTTGATTTTGTTGAAATATCTATAGATGAAACAGATGAAAGATTAGCAAGATTGGATTGGACTAAAGATGAAAGAGAATCATTAGTAAAATCTATATTTGAAACAGGTATAAAAATACCTACTATGTGTTTCAGCGGACATAGAAGATTTCCTATGGGAAGTAAAAATCCTGATACTAGAAAAAAAGCTATGGAGCTTATGGAAAAAGCTGTTATCTTTGCAAGCGATATAGGTATACGAATAATACAATTAGCCGGATATGATGTTTATTATGAAAAAGGTGATGAAGAGACTAAACAGTTATTTATAGAGGGACTTAAAAAAGCATTGGAAATGGCTGCCAAATATCAAGTAATGCTTGCTATAGAAATCATGGATACTCCTTTTTTAAACTCTATTACAAAATTTTTAGAGTATGATAAAATTTGTAATAGTCCTTGGCTTACAGTTTATCCTGATTTGGGAAATTTAACTGCTTGGGGAAATGATGTGGAAGCTGAAATTAGAAAGGGATTTAATAAAATTACTGCTATACATATTAAAGATACTTTAGCTCCTAAAGGAGATTTTGAAGGAAAGTTTAAAGAAGTTCCTTTTGGGGAAGGCTGTGTAGATTTTGTGAAATGTTTTAAACTACTAAAAGAGCTTAATTATAATGGAACTTTTATGATAGAGATGTGGTCTGAAAAAGTTGATAATCCTAAAGAACATGTGATGAAAGAGAAAAAATGGGTACTAGAAAAAATGAAAGAGGGAGGATTTTATTAAAATATGCTTGAAGAATTAAAAAAGATAGTTTTTGAAGAAAATCTTGAACTTGTAAAAAGAGAACTTGTTATATACACTTGGGGAAATGTAAGCGGTTTAGATAGAGAATCTAAAACTTTTGCCATTAAACCTAGCGGTGTTGATTATGATATAATGAAAGCAGAAGATATGGTTGTTTTAGACTTAGATGGGAAAAAATTAGAAGGAAAATATAAGCCTTCTTCTGATACTCCTACTCATATAGAATTATATAAAGCTTTCCCAGAAATTGGCGGAATAGTTCATACTCATTCTAGTTATGCTACCAGCTGGGCTCAGGCAAGAAGAGATATACCTGCATTAGGTACTACTCATGCAGATTATTTCTATGGTGATATACCTTGTGCCAGACCTCTTACAAAAGAAGAAATTGAGGGTGAATACGAAAAAAATACAGGGCTTGTTATTATAGAAACTCTCAAAAAAAGAAATATTAATCCTATGGATATACCCGGTATTATAATAGCTTCGCATGGTCCTTTTGCTTGGGGAAAAGATGCTAAAGAGGCTGTTCATAATGCTGTTGTTATGGAAGAGCTAGCTAAAATGGCTTACAGAACTATACAGATAAATCCTCAGATTAAATCTGTAGAACAGTATTTACTTAATAAGCATTATTTTAGAAAACATGGTGCTAATGCTTATTACGGACAAAATTGATAATATTAATAATTCTAAGGAGAAAAATATGGCTATACCTTTATTACAAATTGCATTAGATAATACTACTTTAAGCGGAGCTTTAAAATCGGCTAAAGCTGTTGGAAATGAAGTTGATGTTATAGAAGCTGGAACTATTCTTTGTTTAGCTGAAGGAATGGAGGCTGTTAGATGTTTAAGAGCTTTATATCCTGATAAAATTATACTAGCTGATACTAAATGTGCTGATGCCGGCGGTACTGTTGCTAAAATGTGTGCTGATGCTGGTGCTGATTGGATGACTGTTATATGTTCTGCTACAATACCTACTATGAAAGCTGCTTTAAAAGAGGTTAAGGAGCTTCAAGTTGAGCTTTATGGCGATTGGACTTTTGAACATGCTAAGGCTTGGAAAGAAGCCGGAATTACTCAGGCTGTATATCATCAAAGCAGAGATGCTCTTTTAGCTGGTCAAACTTGGTCTGACAGTGATTTAGAAAAAATTAAAAAATTAACTGAAATGGGATTTAAAGTTTCTGTTACAGGAGGACTTGAAATAGATACTTTAAAACTATTTAAAGATATCAATGTATTTACATTTATTACAGGAAGAAGCATAAGAGATGCTGAAGATCCTGCTAAAGAAGCTAGAAAATTTAAAGAAGAAATATTAAAATATTGGAGATAATCTTTGGAAAATATTCAGATTATAGCAACCGATTTAGACGGCACTTTATTAAATAATAATCATCAAATAAGTGAATATAATAAAAATGTTATAAAAGAAGCCTCCAAAAGAGGAATAAAAACAATATTATCAACCGGAAGACCTACTTCTGCTGCCCATAAATTTTTGGCAGAACTTAATATTGATACGGAACTTATATCATTTAATGGTGCTATGATTACTGATAAAGATTTTAATATTGTATATCAGCAAAACCTTGATGCTAATATAGGAAAAGAACTTATAGATATTGCTAGAAAATATAATATTTATCATCAAGGTTTTTTAGCTGATAGATGGAATATAGGTTTTTTTGATAAGAAATGGATAGATTTTTATATATCAATAGCTAAAATAGATAATTATACTATAGGCTTTGATAATATTACTGATTTCTCTTTCAGTAAATTTATGTTTATAGGAGAAAATAGCCTATTAAAAATAATAGCAGAAGAACTAGATAAAACTTTTGGTGATAGTATTTATTTTACTTTTTCAAGACCTGTATATTTGGAAGTACATAATCCTAATGCTACAAAAGCTAAAGCATTATCTTATCTTCTTAACAAATATAATATAAAACCTGATAATGTGATGGCTTTCGGAGATAATAATAATGATTTAGAAATGCTTGAATTTGCGGGTATTTCTGTTGCTGTTGAAAATGCTGAAGATATAGTAAAATCGAAGGCTTTATATATTACTAAAAGTAATGAAGAAAATGGGGTAGGTATATTCATTAGTAAAATACTTAATTTAAATATGTAATTTTAATTATTCAATAATAAAAACTTCTTTGACAAATTTGCTTTTTATTGATATAGTTTCTTGAGTTCATTAGGAGTATGATTATGCAGATATTTCAAGAAAAATTATTAAAAGCTTTAGAAATGTATCAAAATGATTTTGATAATATAGTTAGCAGTTTTTTTGAAGATAAAGAAAAATATAATAATTTAATAAGCAAATATTCATGGGAAATGGAAGATAATGTTGATAAGAATTATTTATTAAGGGCAAGACTTTCATTTTCAATTATATATTATAAAAATGTGCAGGCTTTGAATAAAGAAGCTCTTAAAAATATAATCATTTATTTATTTAATGAAGAATTAAAAGACCGAGAAACTTCAAAGTATAAGGGAATAGGAATAGCATTAGAGTCTTTAACATTTCTTCTAAGTAAATACAATAAGGATAATAAAGAGTTATTTGAAAAAGCAAAAAAGATAAATAATGATTGTGCTATTGGATATGACAGCAATGTAAGATTTGAAACTGATATAGAAAAATTAAATATTCAGTATTGTATGCATTATGCTTTGGAGTTAGGTTTTAAAGATTTATATTATGAACTTATAGATATATGGAAATCGGGAATAAAAAAATGGGACAGAATTAATTTAGAAAGGCTCAGAGATTTTGAAATTGAAATAGGAAATATAGAAGGTGAATTAGAGGCTAATAAAAATCTTTATGAGATTGTGAAAAATGATTATGATAAAAACAAAGAAAATCAAGCATTATCAAAAAAGTATTTATTTTATTTAGTTTCATATTTAAGTACTTATACAGAAAATTTAATAAGGCTTTCAAATTATGATGAGGCTTTGAATATTATTTTATTAAATATTGATAATATAAAAAACATTAATAATAATGCTTTTTATAAGGTTCATGCTGGAATATCAGTAGTAGATAGTGCCTTAAAAGTTTTAGTTAATATAGAAAATAATGAGCAGTTAAACTTATTATGGGATTTTATAAAGACAGCATTTATCAATGAGCATGATACATATTCAAAAAGTTTATATGATTCTTTCTTTAAAGCATGCGATAAAATGAATGACCTAGAATTGAAAGAGAAAGTTTCAAAAGAGATTGAAAACTAAGCACGGGCTACTGTAAGCAAACCTATCTTATTTATGCATTCTAGTTTCTTAATCTCTTTAGAAATTTCATTTAAAGTGCTTCCCGTGGTAAGTACATCATCTATTATAAGAAGATTTATTTTGTTTGAAGAATTATAATCACTATTAATAGTAAAGGCATTTTTTATCATATTTATTCTTTCTGTCTTACTATTTAAAGAACTCAATGCTTTGGTTTCTTTTTTCCTGAATATTATATCATCTATTAATTTTATATTTAAAATTTTAGATATAGTTTCTGCTATAATTTCGCTTTGATTGTATCCTCTTTCTAAAAATCTGTTTCTTCCAAGAGGAACAAAAGTAACAGCATCATAGTTTTTAATATAATCTTTATAATAATAGCTAAGCATAGCAGCAAAATCTCTGCATATCAAATATCGATGAGAGAACTTCATTTTATGAATCAAATCTACAGTATAATTATTATAATAAAGCATAGATTTACATTCATCAAAATAAAGTTCTTCGTCTTTGCAAATGCACTTTGAGTTTTCATTTTCTAAAACTTTACCGCATCTTTGGCATCTTATATATTCATCTTTATGAATATAATCCAATTTTTTATTTATGCAATTAATACAAATATAATTCATATTATTGCTTTGCATTAACTCTCCGCATATTATGCAGTGATTAGGAAATATTAAAGAAAATATATTATTTATAATATGCTTGTAAATTTTCATTTATTATTTAATTATTTTATCTGTATTATAGGCGTAACCCCAGATCCTGATACCTGAGGCATTTTACCGTCCCATTTTTCTATATACATTCTCTGTATTAATAAAGGAGTTAAAGATTCCTGCATAATTCTATTAGCTTCGGAAACACCTTTAGCTTTTGTAATTTCAGCCTCTGCTTCGTATCGAACTTTTTCTAAAGCATTTTGTGCTGTTAGGGCGTCCTGAGATGCTATTAATTTTCTCTCTATTGCCTGGTCAAATTCATCAGAGAAATCATGCTCTATAATGGAGCAGGCTGCAACTGTTATTCCGTAATCATCAAAATCGGCTGTAACCTCTTTTAAGAGTTCTCCTGCCATTTCATTTCTTTTTGTGATAAACTCTTCTATAGTATATCTGGCAGAAACAGCGTTAAGACTTTCTGATATTCTAGGATTAATTAATTTGTTTTTATAATCTACTCCGAATTTTCTAAATAAATCCAAAGCATCTCCGCCTATAGAATACTGAACATTTAAAGTCATGGATATAGTCTGCATATCTTTTGATGATACAGAATATGTTTTTTCTACAGTTTGTTCTCTCACTTCCATAGTTTTTATAGTGTCTATAAATGGTATTCTAAAATGAAGTCCTGGCTCTTCCTGTGATATAGCCTTGCCGAGTCTGCTTCTTATTCCTACTTCGCCTGTAGAAACTATAGTAACGCTTGAAAATATTAAAAACCCTACTATTAATACAACAGGTAAAACTATAAAAAGCACAGAATGCAATTTGTTTGAACTAATATCGATAATTCTCATAAACCTCTCCTTAAAATAATATAAAACATATTAAAATATAAATAAATTTTTTGCAAGTATGTCCTATTGGGGTATCTTTCATTATATTAAAATATGTAAAAATTAATTGCATTAAGAAAAAAAATGCTATATAATTTATCCTATTGTTTATAACGATAGCCTCATTAATTATGTTAAGTTAAATAATTTTCTAACAACAGCAATTTTATTATCGGAGTATTTTTATGGAAATGCTAAATAGGGTATTAATATCAGATGACGGACACAGAATGTATACTTATATATTTATACCAGATTGCAAACCTAAAGCTATAGTTCAGCTTGTTCATGGACTAGGTGAGCATGCGGGAAGATATAAAGATTTTGCTGAGAAATTAAATAAGGCTGGATTTTTAGTTTGTGCTGATGATCATAGAGGTTTTGGAAGAAGCACTGTAAGTAAGGATCAAATAGGGCATATATCAGATAAGAATGGGCATGAACTTATAATAGAGGATATGAGACATTTGATGGTTAATACTAAAGCAGATTATTCTAATATGCCTTATTTTATGATAGGACATAGTATGGGGTCTTTTCTCACTAGATATTTTATAATCAAGTATTATAAAGAATTAAATGGGGCTGTTATAATGGGCACTAAGGGAAAGCCCAAAGGAATAGAAAATTTAGGAAAGGCTATAGCTAATATTCAGAAATCAATATTCGGCGGAAGAAAAAGAGCTAACTTACTCGATAAATTATCAGTAGGAGGATACGGTAAAAAATTCTTTCCTAAAGATAAATCGCCTTTAGCATGGCTTACTTCCGATAAAGAAGAGATAAAAAAAACTCTTGAAGATGAATATTTTGCTAATAAGCCTGCAAGTATAGAAACATATATACAGATGTTTGAGCTTATTGATAAAATTTCAAATAAGGATAATTATTCTTCTATGGATAAAAATTTTCCTATACTTTTAATATCTGGAGAGAAAGATCCTGTAGGAGATATGGGAAAAGGTGTAAAATGGGTTTATGACATGTATAAATCATTAGGATTTAATGATGTTAATATGAGTTTGTATAAAGACGGAAGACATGAAATACTTAATGATATTCAAAGAAACGATGTAGCTAAAGAAATAATAGAGTGGATTAATATTCATATAGATAAATAATTATTTTTTACGCACGGTAAGTTTACTCATATAAGTATAAAAATTATTTTTGCAGTAAATATTTTTTATTCATTTATAAATTAAACTTGCGTTTTACAAAGTTCTGTAATCTAAAGAAATTTTGGGCGGGCATGCTTTTTATTTTTAAGCAATAAAGAAATAATAATCTAATAATTTATATTTAGTTATAAAACTAATAGGGCGGGGATGCAGTATAGATTAAAAATATAAAAAATTATATAATTTAATCATAATAAGCATAGCTGCCAATTTCCCTTGAAGCATCATAATCTTCTTTAATACTCATTGCATATTTATTTTCTGAGTTAATAAATTTTAAACATGATTTTATTGCTTCTTTTGTAAGCGGAGGCACATCGCTTCTATTAAGAGCCTCTTCTATATTAATCCAAATAACTTCGCTGTTTTCGGAGTCATTAACTTTAGCTTCCC
Coding sequences:
- a CDS encoding PTS sugar transporter subunit IIB — protein: MLKVLVSCANGSGTSLMMKMTAEKALKGLGINGVNVHHCALSEGKSTAINYDLVFCPLNFIDMFKDSIDKGVRVIGIKNVLSEPEFKQKLSESGYLEDLKNK
- a CDS encoding L-ribulose-5-phosphate 3-epimerase; translation: MNGEIFIYNYFPIFLIILEGDTINNLFGIYEKALEKNISWHQRLLDAKELGFDFVEISIDETDERLARLDWTKDERESLVKSIFETGIKIPTMCFSGHRRFPMGSKNPDTRKKAMELMEKAVIFASDIGIRIIQLAGYDVYYEKGDEETKQLFIEGLKKALEMAAKYQVMLAIEIMDTPFLNSITKFLEYDKICNSPWLTVYPDLGNLTAWGNDVEAEIRKGFNKITAIHIKDTLAPKGDFEGKFKEVPFGEGCVDFVKCFKLLKELNYNGTFMIEMWSEKVDNPKEHVMKEKKWVLEKMKEGGFY
- a CDS encoding L-ribulose-5-phosphate 4-epimerase; this encodes MLEELKKIVFEENLELVKRELVIYTWGNVSGLDRESKTFAIKPSGVDYDIMKAEDMVVLDLDGKKLEGKYKPSSDTPTHIELYKAFPEIGGIVHTHSSYATSWAQARRDIPALGTTHADYFYGDIPCARPLTKEEIEGEYEKNTGLVIIETLKKRNINPMDIPGIIIASHGPFAWGKDAKEAVHNAVVMEELAKMAYRTIQINPQIKSVEQYLLNKHYFRKHGANAYYGQN
- a CDS encoding 3-keto-L-gulonate-6-phosphate decarboxylase UlaD, encoding MAIPLLQIALDNTTLSGALKSAKAVGNEVDVIEAGTILCLAEGMEAVRCLRALYPDKIILADTKCADAGGTVAKMCADAGADWMTVICSATIPTMKAALKEVKELQVELYGDWTFEHAKAWKEAGITQAVYHQSRDALLAGQTWSDSDLEKIKKLTEMGFKVSVTGGLEIDTLKLFKDINVFTFITGRSIRDAEDPAKEARKFKEEILKYWR
- a CDS encoding Cof-type HAD-IIB family hydrolase, with translation MENIQIIATDLDGTLLNNNHQISEYNKNVIKEASKRGIKTILSTGRPTSAAHKFLAELNIDTELISFNGAMITDKDFNIVYQQNLDANIGKELIDIARKYNIYHQGFLADRWNIGFFDKKWIDFYISIAKIDNYTIGFDNITDFSFSKFMFIGENSLLKIIAEELDKTFGDSIYFTFSRPVYLEVHNPNATKAKALSYLLNKYNIKPDNVMAFGDNNNDLEMLEFAGISVAVENAEDIVKSKALYITKSNEENGVGIFISKILNLNM
- a CDS encoding ComF family protein; this translates as MKIYKHIINNIFSLIFPNHCIICGELMQSNNMNYICINCINKKLDYIHKDEYIRCQRCGKVLENENSKCICKDEELYFDECKSMLYYNNYTVDLIHKMKFSHRYLICRDFAAMLSYYYKDYIKNYDAVTFVPLGRNRFLERGYNQSEIIAETISKILNIKLIDDIIFRKKETKALSSLNSKTERINMIKNAFTINSDYNSSNKINLLIIDDVLTTGSTLNEISKEIKKLECINKIGLLTVARA
- a CDS encoding prohibitin family protein → MRIIDISSNKLHSVLFIVLPVVLIVGFLIFSSVTIVSTGEVGIRSRLGKAISQEEPGLHFRIPFIDTIKTMEVREQTVEKTYSVSSKDMQTISMTLNVQYSIGGDALDLFRKFGVDYKNKLINPRISESLNAVSARYTIEEFITKRNEMAGELLKEVTADFDDYGITVAACSIIEHDFSDEFDQAIERKLIASQDALTAQNALEKVRYEAEAEITKAKGVSEANRIMQESLTPLLIQRMYIEKWDGKMPQVSGSGVTPIIQIK
- a CDS encoding alpha/beta fold hydrolase encodes the protein MEMLNRVLISDDGHRMYTYIFIPDCKPKAIVQLVHGLGEHAGRYKDFAEKLNKAGFLVCADDHRGFGRSTVSKDQIGHISDKNGHELIIEDMRHLMVNTKADYSNMPYFMIGHSMGSFLTRYFIIKYYKELNGAVIMGTKGKPKGIENLGKAIANIQKSIFGGRKRANLLDKLSVGGYGKKFFPKDKSPLAWLTSDKEEIKKTLEDEYFANKPASIETYIQMFELIDKISNKDNYSSMDKNFPILLISGEKDPVGDMGKGVKWVYDMYKSLGFNDVNMSLYKDGRHEILNDIQRNDVAKEIIEWINIHIDK